The following coding sequences lie in one Pseudoxanthomonas sp. SE1 genomic window:
- a CDS encoding YiiD C-terminal domain-containing protein, whose protein sequence is MSAEEALQELREYCRGMPPVAAMGVEVDGFHDGALRLTAPLSANVNDKGNAFGGSLTSLMTVAGWGLVTLKLRLAGLKAEVYVADSQIRYLAPLYADLVADAMFGEGQSWEAFLDTLVQRGRARIQVDARILLPEGGSATTLVGRFVAISKR, encoded by the coding sequence ATGAGTGCGGAAGAAGCCTTGCAGGAACTGCGTGAGTACTGTCGTGGCATGCCGCCGGTGGCGGCGATGGGCGTGGAGGTCGACGGTTTCCACGACGGGGCATTGCGCCTGACCGCTCCGTTGTCGGCCAACGTCAACGACAAGGGCAACGCCTTCGGCGGCAGCCTGACCTCGCTGATGACCGTGGCAGGGTGGGGACTGGTGACGCTGAAACTCCGTCTGGCGGGCCTGAAAGCCGAGGTCTACGTGGCCGACAGCCAGATCCGCTATCTCGCACCGCTGTATGCCGACCTGGTGGCCGACGCCATGTTCGGCGAAGGGCAGTCCTGGGAGGCCTTTCTGGACACGCTGGTGCAGCGCGGCCGTGCGCGGATCCAGGTCGATGCCAGGATTCTGCTACCTGAAGGCGGCAGTGCCACCACGCTGGTGGGACGGTTCGTCGCCATCTCAAAGCGGTAG
- a CDS encoding Ax21 family protein: MKKSLLALTLLAAAPFAASAAEGVSYNYVEGGYTATNIEGPDADGWALKGSVALHPNFHVFADYSKQEVDDVNVDFDQWRVGLGYNHELSQRVDLLTRVAYEKAKTDSFTTPSGIRVPSFSADGYSVEVGVNSALTNRLNGYALAGYEDGDDYDGEFYGRLGAQVKFTPNWSASADVKLVDGDTQWFVGPRFSW, encoded by the coding sequence ATGAAGAAGTCCTTGCTTGCCCTGACCTTGCTGGCTGCTGCTCCTTTCGCTGCTTCGGCTGCCGAAGGCGTTTCCTACAACTATGTGGAAGGCGGTTACACCGCGACGAACATCGAGGGCCCCGACGCCGATGGCTGGGCGCTGAAGGGTTCCGTCGCCCTGCACCCGAACTTTCACGTGTTTGCTGACTACAGCAAGCAAGAAGTCGATGACGTCAATGTCGATTTCGACCAATGGCGCGTCGGCCTCGGCTACAACCACGAGTTGTCGCAGCGCGTCGACCTGCTGACCCGTGTCGCCTACGAGAAGGCGAAGACGGACAGCTTCACCACGCCCTCCGGCATTCGCGTGCCCAGCTTCAGTGCCGACGGCTACAGCGTCGAAGTGGGCGTGAACAGCGCGCTGACCAACCGCCTCAACGGCTACGCGCTGGCCGGCTACGAAGACGGCGACGACTACGACGGCGAGTTCTACGGCCGCTTGGGCGCGCAGGTGAAGTTCACTCCGAACTGGAGTGCCTCGGCCGACGTCAAGCTTGTCGACGGCGACACCCAGTGGTTCGTCGGTCCGCGCTTCAGCTGGTAA
- a CDS encoding dicarboxylate/amino acid:cation symporter: protein MRWPGATARVLLGLGAGAVAGLSLAHWLPDSAGAAVAIAQPIGKLWLSGLQMTVVPLVLSLVILGVATASDAAASGRVARRAMVVFITLLSLFAAYAAIVAPLVLSLVPPSASLTATLRGTLPAAGEIATPGLADWIGSVVPSNAIMAAAQGAMLPVVVFALFFGFALTRVQEDRRAQIIAFCHGIADTMIVIVRWMLLAAPIGVFALVLAVCAQAGIGVIGALAGYIALQCGMYLGATLICYVLVAVFAGQSPLAYAKAILPAQVVAASTQSSLASLPAMVESARFRLGHPRAVAALVLPMAVTLFRITSPIQYIVAACFVAWAYGIDLNAVTLAAGAALAVVISLGSIGLPGQVSFMATVMPVTQSMGLPIEPLGLLLAVDTIPDVFATTGNVTGDLTATSIVARQSPDARDADEVEG, encoded by the coding sequence ATGAGGTGGCCCGGCGCCACGGCGCGCGTATTGCTCGGACTGGGCGCGGGGGCTGTCGCAGGCCTTTCCCTGGCGCACTGGCTGCCGGACAGCGCCGGCGCTGCCGTCGCCATCGCGCAGCCGATCGGCAAGCTGTGGCTCAGCGGCCTGCAGATGACCGTGGTGCCGCTGGTGCTGTCACTGGTGATCCTGGGCGTCGCCACTGCCAGCGACGCGGCGGCCTCCGGTCGCGTCGCGCGGCGTGCCATGGTGGTCTTCATCACCTTGCTGTCCCTGTTCGCCGCCTATGCCGCGATCGTCGCGCCCCTCGTGTTGTCGCTGGTGCCGCCCAGCGCCAGTCTCACGGCCACCTTGCGCGGCACATTGCCGGCGGCGGGCGAGATCGCAACGCCGGGGCTCGCGGACTGGATCGGTTCGGTGGTGCCCAGCAACGCCATCATGGCGGCGGCGCAGGGCGCGATGCTGCCGGTGGTGGTGTTCGCGCTGTTCTTCGGGTTTGCGCTGACCCGTGTGCAGGAAGACCGGCGTGCACAGATCATCGCGTTCTGCCATGGCATCGCCGACACGATGATCGTGATCGTGCGCTGGATGCTGCTGGCGGCACCGATCGGCGTTTTCGCGCTCGTGCTGGCCGTGTGCGCACAAGCGGGCATCGGCGTGATCGGCGCGCTGGCGGGCTACATCGCCCTGCAATGCGGCATGTATCTGGGCGCCACCCTGATCTGCTATGTGCTGGTCGCGGTTTTCGCGGGCCAGTCGCCGCTCGCGTATGCGAAGGCGATCCTGCCCGCCCAGGTGGTGGCGGCCAGCACGCAGTCTTCCCTCGCCTCGCTTCCGGCCATGGTGGAGAGCGCGCGCTTCCGGCTGGGCCATCCGCGCGCGGTGGCTGCGCTGGTCCTGCCGATGGCGGTGACGCTGTTCCGCATCACCAGCCCGATCCAGTACATCGTCGCTGCATGCTTCGTGGCGTGGGCCTACGGCATCGACCTGAATGCCGTGACGCTCGCCGCGGGCGCCGCGCTGGCGGTCGTGATCAGCCTGGGCTCGATAGGCCTGCCGGGGCAGGTGAGCTTCATGGCGACGGTGATGCCGGTGACGCAATCGATGGGGCTGCCGATCGAGCCGTTGGGCCTGCTGCTGGCGGTGGATACCATTCCCGACGTCTTCGCGACCACGGGCAATGTCACCGGCGACCTTACCGCGACCAGCATCGTCGCGCGGCAATCACCCGATGCGCGCGATGCGGATGAAGTCGAGGGCTGA
- a CDS encoding heme biosynthesis HemY N-terminal domain-containing protein has product MKPFRTVMLLLLLVLAGVLAAQWMAGTDRDLGEVFIRFGGYDLHTNVPRALLSLILICAVAWLAWRLVSLPFRAWGRHRRKQARARLIDGLDALHAGHWQKAEKLLERAADDGEVGPVARTAAVQAAQARGDEAAMQRHLAALRERSVTAHALASAQIALDAGWPDEALAMLDGADVQPLPPRGLVLRTQALAATAHAGEAYGLLGALKQNQAMAPAAFDALEIRLASQSLLEAADPNVLAERWETLTKPLRLHPSVVAAYAERAAALRWEDAATRSIEQALEARWDESLAALYGRLPVGKLDSRRASAQHWLAAHPASPSLLLTLGRLSRLQGQWMQGQEFLHRAIAQGAGAEAWEELGDGFSAAGDTAMAQQCYGNALKAARGGATMELPGRDMKQKIHDEAVVEERDAHGLPRLRD; this is encoded by the coding sequence ATGAAACCATTCCGCACCGTGATGCTGTTGTTGTTGCTGGTCCTGGCGGGCGTGCTGGCCGCGCAATGGATGGCGGGTACCGACCGCGACCTCGGCGAGGTCTTCATCCGCTTCGGCGGTTACGACCTGCACACGAACGTGCCGCGTGCGCTGCTTTCGCTGATCCTGATCTGTGCAGTGGCATGGCTGGCCTGGCGCCTGGTTTCACTGCCGTTCCGTGCATGGGGTCGCCATCGCCGCAAGCAGGCGCGCGCGCGCCTCATCGACGGCCTGGACGCGCTGCACGCTGGACACTGGCAGAAGGCCGAGAAGTTGCTGGAGCGCGCCGCGGACGATGGCGAAGTAGGCCCCGTCGCACGCACCGCAGCCGTGCAGGCGGCGCAGGCGCGCGGCGATGAAGCCGCGATGCAGCGCCATCTCGCCGCGCTGCGGGAGCGCTCCGTGACGGCGCATGCGCTGGCATCGGCACAGATCGCGCTGGACGCGGGCTGGCCGGACGAGGCTCTCGCCATGCTCGATGGCGCAGACGTCCAGCCGCTCCCGCCGCGCGGCCTGGTGTTGCGTACGCAGGCGTTGGCCGCCACCGCACATGCGGGTGAAGCCTATGGCCTGTTGGGCGCACTGAAGCAGAACCAGGCCATGGCGCCTGCTGCGTTCGACGCGCTGGAGATCCGCCTCGCTTCGCAGTCGCTGCTCGAAGCGGCCGATCCCAACGTGTTGGCGGAGCGCTGGGAAACGCTGACCAAGCCGCTGCGGCTGCACCCCTCCGTGGTCGCTGCCTACGCCGAACGCGCTGCGGCACTGCGCTGGGAAGATGCCGCGACCCGCAGTATCGAGCAGGCACTGGAAGCCCGTTGGGATGAATCACTCGCCGCGCTGTACGGTCGCCTGCCGGTCGGGAAGCTCGACTCCCGCCGTGCCAGCGCGCAACACTGGCTGGCGGCCCATCCCGCCAGCCCTTCGCTGCTGCTTACCCTGGGTCGACTTTCGCGCCTGCAGGGGCAGTGGATGCAAGGACAGGAATTCCTGCACCGTGCGATCGCGCAGGGCGCGGGTGCGGAAGCATGGGAAGAGCTCGGCGATGGTTTCAGCGCGGCCGGCGACACGGCGATGGCGCAGCAGTGCTACGGCAATGCGCTGAAGGCCGCACGTGGCGGCGCGACCATGGAATTGCCCGGCCGCGACATGAAGCAGAAGATCCACGATGAGGCTGTCGTGGAAGAACGCGACGCGCACGGGTTGCCGCGACTCAGGGACTGA
- a CDS encoding NAD(P)H-dependent glycerol-3-phosphate dehydrogenase: MAESTPDNPLKIAVLGAGSWGTALAALMARHGHAVTLWGRDPVVSEAIDQRHENTRYLPGIPLPENLRATTDLAASLADADQVLVVVPSHAFTETLKLVAPLRPARAGVAWATKGFETGSGRFLHEVAEDILGPDVPLAVVTGPSFAKEVALGLPTAVTVHGADAEFAQAVADVMHGPAFRAYTGDDMVGAELGGAMKNVLAVATGVADGMQLGLNARAGLITRGLNEMLRLSAAIGAKPETLMGLAGLGDLVLTCTGDLSRNRRLGLALGRGQSLQDAVRDIGQVVESVQTADEVMRQADRHGIDLPISSAVRAVLHGDLTPAAGLQHLLSREQKPEYPETLFK; the protein is encoded by the coding sequence ATGGCCGAGTCGACGCCGGATAATCCACTGAAAATCGCCGTCCTCGGTGCCGGTTCCTGGGGCACCGCACTGGCGGCCCTGATGGCCCGGCACGGGCACGCGGTCACCCTGTGGGGCCGCGATCCCGTCGTTTCTGAGGCCATCGACCAGCGGCACGAGAACACCCGCTACCTGCCGGGCATCCCGTTGCCGGAAAACCTGCGCGCCACCACCGACCTGGCTGCGTCGCTCGCCGATGCGGACCAGGTCCTGGTCGTGGTGCCGTCCCATGCCTTCACCGAGACCCTGAAGCTGGTCGCTCCGTTGCGCCCGGCGCGTGCCGGCGTCGCCTGGGCCACCAAGGGCTTCGAAACCGGCTCGGGCCGCTTCCTGCACGAAGTGGCCGAAGACATCCTGGGCCCGGACGTGCCCTTGGCCGTGGTCACCGGTCCGTCGTTCGCCAAGGAAGTCGCGTTGGGCCTGCCCACTGCCGTGACCGTCCACGGTGCCGACGCGGAATTCGCACAGGCGGTGGCGGATGTCATGCATGGTCCGGCGTTCCGCGCCTATACCGGTGATGACATGGTGGGCGCCGAGCTCGGTGGCGCGATGAAGAACGTGCTGGCGGTCGCCACGGGCGTGGCGGACGGCATGCAGCTAGGCCTCAACGCCCGTGCCGGGCTGATCACCCGTGGCTTGAACGAAATGCTGCGCCTGTCCGCCGCCATCGGTGCAAAGCCGGAAACCCTCATGGGCCTCGCCGGCCTGGGCGATCTGGTGCTGACCTGCACCGGCGACCTGTCGCGCAACCGCCGGCTTGGCCTCGCGCTGGGTCGTGGTCAGTCGCTGCAGGACGCGGTGCGCGACATCGGGCAGGTGGTCGAATCGGTGCAGACCGCTGACGAAGTCATGCGCCAGGCGGACCGTCACGGCATCGACCTGCCGATTTCCAGCGCGGTGCGTGCCGTACTGCATGGCGATCTCACGCCCGCCGCCGGCTTGCAGCACCTGCTGTCGCGTGAGCAGAAACCGGAGTATCCGGAAACACTGTTCAAGTAA
- a CDS encoding dipeptide epimerase translates to MKITDIKFGMLRVPLKTPFKTALRTVDTVEDIVVIVHTDTGHVGYGEAPATAVITGDTHGSIIEAIGKFIRPRLIGQEIANLNRITDLIQTSLERNTSAKAAVEIAIYDLWAQLYDAPLYKMLGGGDPVITTDITISVDYIDKMVADSISAVERGFESLKIKVGKDIGLDIERVKAIYSAVEGRALLRLDANQGWTAKQAVFAMQHLEDAGVVLELLEQPVRARDLEGLKYVTDRVHTPVMADESVFGPAEVIDLIKMRAADIINIKLMKTGGISNAIRIADIASLYGVECMIGCMIETSISVAAAVHVAAAKANVITKVDLDGPSLGQFNPVEGGVIFNESEITITDAPGLGIREIRGLEMLPG, encoded by the coding sequence ATGAAGATCACCGACATCAAGTTCGGCATGCTGCGCGTGCCGCTGAAGACCCCGTTCAAGACCGCGCTGCGTACCGTCGACACCGTCGAGGACATCGTGGTGATCGTGCACACCGACACCGGGCACGTCGGCTACGGCGAAGCACCGGCCACCGCCGTGATCACCGGCGACACGCATGGCTCCATCATCGAAGCCATCGGCAAGTTCATCCGGCCACGCCTGATCGGGCAGGAGATCGCCAACCTCAACCGGATCACCGACCTCATCCAGACATCGCTGGAACGCAATACCAGCGCCAAGGCCGCGGTGGAGATCGCCATCTACGACCTGTGGGCCCAGCTGTACGACGCCCCGCTCTACAAGATGCTCGGCGGTGGCGACCCGGTCATCACCACCGACATCACCATCAGCGTGGACTACATCGACAAGATGGTGGCCGATTCCATCAGCGCGGTGGAGCGCGGATTCGAGTCGTTGAAGATCAAGGTGGGCAAGGACATCGGCCTGGACATCGAACGCGTGAAGGCCATCTATTCCGCCGTCGAAGGCCGCGCCCTGCTGCGGCTGGACGCCAACCAGGGCTGGACCGCCAAGCAGGCGGTGTTCGCCATGCAACACCTCGAAGACGCCGGCGTGGTACTCGAGTTGCTGGAACAGCCGGTCAGGGCGCGCGATCTAGAAGGGCTGAAATACGTCACAGACCGAGTGCACACGCCGGTGATGGCCGACGAAAGCGTGTTCGGACCCGCCGAAGTCATCGACCTGATCAAGATGCGCGCCGCCGACATCATCAACATCAAGCTGATGAAGACCGGCGGCATCTCCAATGCCATCCGGATCGCCGACATCGCCTCGCTGTACGGCGTGGAATGCATGATCGGCTGCATGATCGAGACCAGCATCAGCGTCGCGGCCGCCGTCCATGTGGCCGCCGCGAAGGCCAACGTGATCACCAAGGTGGATCTGGATGGCCCGTCGCTGGGCCAGTTCAACCCTGTCGAGGGCGGGGTGATCTTCAACGAATCCGAGATCACGATCACCGATGCGCCCGGCCTGGGCATCCGTGAGATCCGCGGGCTGGAGATGCTGCCGGGCTGA
- a CDS encoding transposase — translation MDSPAVQLDEMRWSAIVAALPPLVRARALNGVRTRSFLEGVLWVAVTQQPWGRLPKACGPWHSVYVRFTRWTHEGIWDVVIASLNLHPDIADPLRRLVSAYRNSNHPASSARRAMPRYQPF, via the coding sequence ATGGACTCGCCCGCCGTTCAACTCGATGAGATGCGATGGAGTGCCATCGTTGCAGCATTGCCGCCGCTGGTGCGCGCAAGAGCGTTGAATGGAGTACGCACGCGGTCCTTCCTCGAAGGCGTACTCTGGGTGGCAGTCACACAGCAGCCATGGGGTCGGTTGCCCAAGGCCTGCGGCCCCTGGCACAGCGTCTACGTCCGTTTCACGCGATGGACCCACGAAGGCATCTGGGACGTGGTGATCGCGTCGCTGAACCTGCACCCCGACATCGCGGATCCGCTGCGGCGGCTTGTCAGTGCCTACCGCAACTCGAACCACCCCGCATCGAGTGCACGGCGCGCCATGCCGCGATACCAGCCGTTCTAG
- a CDS encoding rhodanese-like domain-containing protein, with protein MNFEEILAFATGSPWNQMLSLALVGLTVAIIYTEIARLFRGYTALRPAELTHLVNSENALVVDLSASNDFEKGHIAGSRNVLPSSFDPESKLLAGSKALPVVLVCRTGQASAGAAKRLKKAGFEKVYALDGGIAAWQQADLPLVKGR; from the coding sequence GTGAATTTCGAAGAAATCCTGGCCTTTGCCACCGGTTCGCCCTGGAACCAGATGCTGTCGCTGGCCCTCGTCGGCCTGACGGTCGCGATCATCTACACCGAAATCGCGCGCCTGTTCCGCGGCTATACGGCGCTGCGCCCGGCCGAGCTGACCCATCTGGTCAACAGCGAGAACGCGTTGGTGGTCGACTTGTCGGCGAGCAACGACTTCGAAAAGGGCCACATTGCGGGCAGTCGCAACGTGCTGCCCAGCAGTTTCGACCCCGAAAGCAAGCTGCTGGCCGGGTCGAAGGCCCTGCCCGTGGTGCTGGTCTGCCGCACCGGGCAGGCCTCGGCGGGCGCCGCCAAGCGCCTGAAGAAAGCGGGTTTCGAGAAGGTCTATGCGCTTGATGGCGGCATCGCCGCCTGGCAACAGGCCGACCTGCCGCTGGTCAAGGGCCGCTGA
- a CDS encoding MurR/RpiR family transcriptional regulator has protein sequence MTTSLVKIRSERDQMSAIERRIADFILDNAHLLRDYSSQQLASALGISQSSVVKFAQKFGFKGYPDLKYTIGEAVARNGNGQAQPQASTLDDAGDAYQQLQDGLRRSKASAEEETRSLNPRSHIEPIVDLIDRADKVFVCGLGDDGLFAREFAMRLSLLGVLTVHHTDPILMMANLSATRPGDVLLMFSEFGKLPELSQVSRQFQACEGKVISITRHTANPLRAHADAALVISAHDPAPHVEQLLYRSSLQSLLDFVFVLLCQTNPDRNRQLAINLERIHHLLES, from the coding sequence ATGACAACGTCCCTGGTGAAGATCCGCTCCGAACGCGACCAGATGTCGGCCATCGAGCGCCGCATCGCCGACTTCATCCTCGACAACGCGCACCTGCTGCGCGACTACTCCTCGCAGCAGCTGGCCAGCGCGCTGGGCATCAGCCAGTCGAGCGTGGTCAAGTTCGCGCAGAAGTTCGGTTTCAAGGGCTATCCCGACCTCAAGTACACCATCGGCGAGGCGGTGGCGCGCAATGGCAACGGCCAGGCGCAGCCACAGGCCTCCACGCTGGACGATGCAGGCGATGCCTACCAGCAGCTGCAGGACGGGCTGCGGCGCAGCAAGGCCTCGGCCGAAGAGGAAACCCGCAGCCTCAACCCGCGTTCGCACATCGAGCCGATCGTCGACCTGATCGACCGGGCGGACAAGGTGTTCGTGTGCGGCCTGGGCGACGATGGCCTGTTCGCACGCGAGTTCGCGATGCGCCTTTCACTGCTGGGCGTGCTGACGGTGCACCATACCGACCCGATCCTGATGATGGCCAACCTGTCGGCGACGCGACCCGGCGACGTGCTGCTGATGTTCTCGGAGTTCGGCAAGTTGCCCGAACTGTCCCAGGTCAGCCGGCAGTTCCAGGCCTGCGAAGGCAAGGTCATCTCGATCACGCGACACACCGCCAATCCGCTGCGGGCGCACGCCGATGCCGCGCTGGTGATTTCCGCGCACGACCCTGCGCCGCACGTGGAACAGCTGCTGTACCGCTCCTCGCTGCAGTCGCTGCTGGATTTCGTCTTCGTGCTGTTGTGCCAGACCAATCCGGACCGGAACCGGCAACTCGCCATCAACCTTGAACGCATCCACCATCTGCTGGAGTCGTGA
- a CDS encoding uroporphyrinogen-III synthase, giving the protein MGHPTPPAWYVISLRPQGGHDALRRAARRQGAGLLAMSPWRIQPCDDNATRADLRDALACETVVFTSPAAVSAAHALQPLDARPGQSWLAVGAGTATALRRAGIAHVSFPARMDSEGLLALPALTDVRGTDVGFITAPDGRNLLMPTLESRGARLHRAEVYRREPVALTPRTLAALAGLRAPACLLVSSGGALEQVLAQLPGPLQARLRAATVVAASARLADAARDAGFAHVLQAAGPRPAQMIRTACTAMLPGIR; this is encoded by the coding sequence ATGGGACACCCAACGCCGCCGGCATGGTACGTCATCTCGCTGCGGCCCCAGGGCGGCCACGATGCACTCCGCCGTGCTGCGCGACGCCAGGGTGCCGGCTTGCTGGCCATGTCGCCCTGGCGCATCCAGCCATGCGATGACAACGCTACCCGTGCCGATCTGCGTGACGCCCTCGCCTGCGAGACCGTCGTGTTCACCAGCCCCGCCGCGGTCTCGGCGGCGCACGCCCTGCAACCACTGGACGCGCGACCCGGCCAATCATGGCTGGCGGTGGGTGCCGGTACTGCGACGGCGCTGCGCCGCGCCGGCATCGCGCACGTGTCGTTCCCTGCACGCATGGATAGCGAAGGCCTGCTCGCGCTGCCGGCGCTCACCGACGTGCGCGGGACCGACGTCGGCTTCATCACTGCGCCCGACGGCCGCAACCTGCTGATGCCCACGCTGGAATCCCGCGGCGCCCGCCTGCACCGCGCCGAGGTCTATCGGCGAGAGCCCGTCGCGCTGACACCCCGCACCCTCGCGGCACTCGCCGGCCTGCGTGCGCCCGCCTGCCTGCTGGTGAGCAGCGGCGGCGCCCTGGAGCAGGTCCTCGCACAGCTGCCGGGCCCGTTGCAGGCGCGCTTGCGGGCTGCCACCGTGGTCGCCGCAAGTGCACGCCTGGCCGACGCTGCGCGCGATGCCGGGTTCGCGCATGTCCTTCAAGCCGCCGGTCCGCGCCCGGCGCAGATGATCAGGACGGCCTGCACGGCCATGCTTCCCGGCATCCGGTAG
- a CDS encoding SH3 domain-containing protein: protein MNASTPCRHTAGRNTPGDIPLRRWLHCLALAALLCGTSSVLARERLPQPRHAVIGVEDRHLLADYWIGKLAHPQRALLDSADVAAQNQRMQQTDRHVHALEALPAELTRAEVQAWLVPLSAPPTRTLYDMQGREVTKTQLAAIAANAAVDGVAERAPARYGLVVHRADLRTFPSRERVFSSQGDTDIDRFQESALFPGTPVVIAHTSADGDWYFVVSPLYAAWIEKQYVAEGERGVVFGYGRSSPSLVVTGATARTVHNPEEPGLSELQLDMGVRVPLLADWPADMPVNGQHPYTSHVIQLPVRRADGALALLPALLPRTADVAPDYLPLTQANLLHQSFKFLGERYGWGHSYNTRDCSGFVSEVYRSMGITLPRNTSAQAVSPALERVGFDASDSHEKRLAVLRTLQVGDLVYIPGHVMMVIGHDHGTTYTIHDTTGITYRGADGKTVRTRLNSVAVTPLEPLMFNAEQPTVDRITAIQRIRAQGAP from the coding sequence ATGAACGCATCGACGCCATGCCGGCACACGGCGGGACGGAACACTCCGGGGGACATCCCCCTTCGCCGGTGGCTGCACTGCCTCGCCCTGGCGGCACTGCTGTGCGGCACGTCGTCCGTGCTGGCACGCGAGCGACTGCCACAACCGCGTCACGCCGTGATCGGCGTGGAGGACCGCCACCTGCTGGCCGACTACTGGATAGGCAAGCTGGCGCACCCGCAGCGCGCGCTGCTCGACAGCGCCGACGTGGCTGCGCAGAACCAGCGCATGCAGCAGACCGACCGTCACGTCCATGCCCTCGAAGCGCTGCCGGCGGAGCTGACCCGTGCGGAGGTGCAGGCATGGCTGGTGCCGCTTTCCGCGCCGCCAACCCGTACCCTCTACGACATGCAGGGTCGCGAGGTGACGAAGACACAGTTGGCCGCGATCGCGGCCAATGCCGCGGTGGATGGCGTCGCGGAGCGCGCGCCGGCGCGATATGGCCTGGTGGTGCACCGGGCCGACCTGCGCACGTTTCCGAGCCGCGAACGTGTCTTCAGCAGCCAGGGCGATACCGACATCGACCGCTTCCAGGAGAGCGCCCTGTTCCCCGGCACGCCCGTCGTCATCGCGCATACCAGCGCGGACGGAGACTGGTACTTCGTGGTGAGTCCGCTCTACGCGGCATGGATCGAGAAGCAGTACGTCGCCGAAGGCGAGCGCGGCGTGGTCTTCGGCTATGGGCGCAGCTCGCCCTCACTGGTGGTGACGGGTGCGACGGCACGCACCGTCCACAACCCGGAGGAGCCGGGCCTGTCCGAACTGCAACTGGACATGGGCGTGCGCGTCCCCTTGCTTGCAGACTGGCCGGCCGACATGCCCGTGAACGGGCAACACCCGTACACCTCGCATGTCATCCAGCTGCCCGTCCGGCGCGCCGACGGCGCGCTGGCATTGCTGCCCGCGCTGCTGCCGCGCACGGCGGACGTGGCACCGGACTACCTGCCGCTGACGCAGGCCAACCTGTTGCACCAGAGCTTCAAGTTCCTCGGCGAGCGCTACGGATGGGGCCATAGCTACAACACGCGCGACTGCAGCGGCTTCGTTTCCGAGGTCTACCGCAGCATGGGCATCACGCTGCCGCGCAACACCAGCGCACAGGCCGTCAGTCCCGCACTGGAGCGGGTGGGTTTCGATGCCTCCGACAGCCACGAGAAGCGCCTCGCCGTGCTGCGTACCCTGCAAGTGGGCGATCTGGTCTACATCCCCGGCCACGTGATGATGGTGATCGGCCATGACCATGGCACCACCTACACCATCCACGACACCACCGGCATCACCTATCGTGGCGCGGACGGGAAGACCGTGCGCACCCGGCTCAATTCGGTCGCCGTCACCCCGCTGGAGCCGCTGATGTTCAATGCCGAGCAGCCCACCGTGGACCGCATCACCGCCATCCAGAGAATCCGTGCCCAAGGGGCTCCATGA
- the secB gene encoding protein-export chaperone SecB, with product MSDETTNGAVAPAAEAAGPAFTVEKIYVKDVSFEVPGAPAVFAENVQPELQLNLNQRVQRLGENAFEVVLGVTLSCKAGDKTAYVAEVQQAGIFGLIGLEPQAVDVLLGTQCPNILFPYVRQLVSDLVQAGGFPPFFLQPINFEALYAESLRQRAAQGGEGQLANSEPVGNA from the coding sequence ATGTCCGACGAGACCACCAACGGCGCGGTCGCGCCTGCCGCCGAAGCCGCTGGCCCCGCTTTCACTGTCGAAAAGATCTACGTCAAGGACGTTTCCTTCGAGGTTCCCGGCGCCCCGGCGGTGTTCGCCGAAAACGTACAGCCGGAACTGCAACTCAACCTCAACCAGCGCGTGCAGCGCCTGGGCGAGAATGCGTTCGAAGTGGTGCTCGGCGTGACCCTGAGCTGCAAGGCCGGCGACAAGACGGCGTACGTGGCGGAAGTGCAGCAGGCAGGCATCTTCGGCCTGATCGGCCTGGAGCCGCAGGCCGTGGACGTGCTGCTCGGCACGCAGTGCCCGAACATCCTGTTCCCGTATGTGCGCCAGCTGGTCAGCGACCTGGTGCAGGCCGGCGGCTTCCCCCCGTTCTTCCTGCAGCCGATCAACTTCGAGGCGCTGTACGCCGAATCGCTGCGCCAGCGCGCCGCGCAGGGCGGTGAAGGCCAGCTGGCCAATTCGGAACCCGTCGGCAACGCCTGA